The following proteins are encoded in a genomic region of Paenibacillus sp. FSL R7-0273:
- a CDS encoding alginate lyase family protein, translated as MSGDSGALEADHLPSMETLLTLLNLDYPGLEKVKEAARYERYSEALAELRAYFINRPVPGGFPAHADRTVIPAYVREHCPEELGLVLRTADEVLKQTFLFRFPWDMERTRIPVVFTEKIDWNHVPSGDVEWPYMLNRHRYWIALGQASVLTGGECYAERLCRQIEDWIDRNPLPGDPAGSLNWRSIEAGLRGTNWTKAVSYILDSPFLTGELLCKFLLSLHTHAAYLAASFNGWKNISNWGVLESCGLLHIARFLPEFRQSGEWTALALARMNATASLQILPDGMHWEQSPTYHHEVLHCYLEMLHLCHSGGLRADEAATDAVHRMARASLDASRPDRRQTMTGDSDSLDISTVIAAAALIFKDPVLRFGGGDCPGYDNAWLFGAAGLRQYERLGPELPPLLSRPFPYSGNYCMRSGWDEQALFLLLRCAPLGGGHGHADSLHIDLYAYGKELLTDLGRYSYSNEEPLRTKLKRPSAHNTTVVDETDFTEILDTWEFGHIAFPAGVRWISQPDFDYAEASHDGYRRLEDPVYPRRRILFLKPHCWLLIDTFDCSGEHRFRQYFHFPPGQVSLSRDTGVCLTRNADSANLCVIPAANPGLAATMEESSVSYEYNRIEAASCAVYEIAGSGTVSITQLLYPLPAGSAALPLLENVPVYRYTGELVTAAQAEAFRILLPGQPEMIVLICHRPPSLHADSLVVEGIQVFGEVVVIEPGKPGSQARVIK; from the coding sequence ATGAGCGGGGATAGCGGAGCTTTGGAAGCAGATCACTTGCCGTCAATGGAAACCTTGTTGACTCTGTTGAACCTTGATTACCCCGGCTTGGAAAAGGTGAAGGAAGCGGCTCGATATGAGCGGTACTCTGAGGCACTGGCAGAGCTGCGGGCGTATTTCATTAATCGTCCGGTACCCGGGGGCTTTCCCGCTCATGCTGACCGGACTGTTATCCCGGCATACGTCCGGGAGCATTGTCCGGAGGAGCTCGGGCTGGTGCTCCGCACGGCTGATGAGGTGCTGAAGCAGACCTTTCTGTTCCGGTTTCCCTGGGATATGGAACGAACACGCATCCCGGTTGTTTTTACAGAGAAGATAGACTGGAATCATGTTCCGTCCGGAGATGTTGAATGGCCCTATATGCTGAACCGCCACCGCTACTGGATTGCCTTGGGCCAGGCATCAGTGCTCACTGGCGGTGAGTGTTATGCGGAGCGGTTGTGCCGGCAGATAGAAGACTGGATTGACCGCAATCCGCTGCCCGGAGATCCTGCGGGCTCGCTGAACTGGCGCAGCATCGAAGCCGGCCTGCGGGGAACGAACTGGACAAAGGCCGTCTCCTACATTCTGGACTCCCCGTTCCTTACCGGGGAACTGCTGTGCAAGTTCCTGCTGTCCCTTCATACCCATGCTGCGTATCTGGCCGCATCGTTTAACGGATGGAAGAATATCAGCAACTGGGGAGTGCTGGAGTCCTGCGGACTGCTGCATATCGCCCGGTTCCTGCCGGAATTCCGGCAGTCGGGGGAGTGGACGGCTCTGGCGCTTGCGAGAATGAATGCCACTGCCTCCCTGCAGATCCTTCCGGATGGAATGCACTGGGAGCAGTCGCCAACCTACCATCATGAAGTGCTGCACTGTTACCTGGAAATGCTGCATCTGTGCCATAGCGGCGGACTCCGGGCAGATGAAGCGGCAACGGACGCCGTACACCGGATGGCCCGCGCTTCGCTGGACGCCTCGCGTCCGGACCGGCGTCAGACGATGACAGGGGACAGCGACAGCTTGGATATCTCGACGGTGATAGCGGCAGCCGCGCTTATTTTTAAGGATCCCGTACTTCGCTTCGGAGGCGGCGATTGTCCCGGCTATGACAATGCCTGGCTGTTCGGCGCCGCGGGGCTGAGACAGTATGAACGGCTTGGCCCCGAATTGCCGCCGCTGCTGTCCCGGCCGTTTCCTTATTCGGGCAATTACTGCATGCGTTCGGGCTGGGATGAGCAGGCATTGTTCCTGCTGCTGCGCTGTGCACCGCTTGGCGGCGGGCATGGCCATGCCGATTCTCTGCATATCGATCTGTACGCCTACGGCAAAGAGCTGCTTACCGATCTGGGCCGCTACAGCTACAGCAATGAAGAGCCGTTGCGGACTAAGCTGAAGCGTCCGTCTGCCCATAACACAACGGTTGTAGATGAGACTGATTTTACGGAAATCCTGGATACCTGGGAGTTCGGCCATATCGCCTTTCCTGCCGGTGTACGCTGGATTTCACAGCCGGATTTCGATTACGCAGAGGCCAGCCATGACGGCTACCGCCGGCTGGAGGACCCGGTATATCCGCGCAGGCGGATTCTGTTCCTCAAGCCGCACTGCTGGCTGCTGATAGACACCTTTGACTGCTCGGGGGAGCATCGTTTCAGGCAGTATTTTCATTTCCCTCCCGGACAGGTCAGTCTTTCCCGGGATACGGGAGTATGCCTGACCCGCAATGCTGACTCAGCCAATCTTTGCGTGATCCCTGCCGCCAATCCAGGGCTTGCCGCAACAATGGAAGAGAGCAGCGTGTCGTACGAGTACAATCGGATTGAAGCCGCTTCCTGTGCAGTCTATGAAATAGCCGGATCCGGCACTGTGTCCATCACGCAGCTGCTGTATCCGCTGCCGGCGGGTTCAGCAGCGCTGCCGCTTCTGGAGAATGTTCCGGTATACCGCTATACCGGCGAGCTGGTAACGGCTGCACAGGCAGAGGCGTTCCGCATACTGCTTCCCGGACAACCGGAGATGATCGTGCTGATCTGCCACCGTCCGCCGTCTCTGCATGCCGATTCACTCGTGGTTGAAGGCATACAGGTCTTCGGGGAGGTTGTTGTGATTGAGCCGGGCAAGCCCGGAAGCCAGGCCAGGGTTATAAAGTAG
- a CDS encoding glycoside hydrolase family 88 protein — translation MWKHAIEDAIVKIQRNIGRFGDRYPHVGNGRQYSLIENEDWTNGFWSGMLWLGYEYSGDRRLLDAARKTVDSFRSRMEQGIVLDHHDIGFLYSLSSKAQWIVERDTNARELTLLAADCLMARWRRQGEYFQAWGPEGDTAEGGRIIIDCLLNLPLLYWASEQTGKPVYKTAAELQANKSRRYLVRGDASSYHTFFFNQETGEPIGGATHQGYTNGSTWTRGQAWGIYGFALSYRLTGDPQFLDTSKRMARYFLEHLPEDGVAYWDFNLPPDAERPYRDSSASAIAAAGLHELLSHLDEKEPGYAYLRSGLLNTMEALVSHYSTIGDEQAEGLLKHGSYHVRGGQAPDEYMIWGDYFYLEALLRLENGIGGYWYERG, via the coding sequence ATGTGGAAGCATGCAATTGAGGATGCCATCGTCAAAATACAGCGCAATATCGGCCGTTTCGGAGACCGTTACCCCCATGTAGGAAATGGCCGGCAGTATTCATTGATTGAGAACGAGGATTGGACCAACGGCTTCTGGAGCGGAATGCTGTGGCTTGGTTATGAATATTCGGGAGACAGGCGGCTTCTTGACGCAGCCAGGAAAACGGTTGACAGCTTCCGCAGCCGAATGGAGCAGGGAATCGTGCTCGACCATCATGATATCGGCTTCCTGTATTCACTGTCCTCCAAAGCGCAGTGGATTGTGGAACGCGATACAAATGCGCGTGAGCTGACACTGCTGGCAGCAGACTGCCTGATGGCCCGCTGGCGCAGGCAGGGAGAATACTTTCAGGCCTGGGGCCCGGAAGGTGATACTGCGGAAGGCGGGCGGATTATTATTGATTGCCTGCTCAATCTGCCTCTGCTCTACTGGGCCTCGGAGCAAACCGGGAAGCCGGTTTATAAGACGGCGGCAGAGCTTCAGGCTAACAAAAGCCGGCGTTATCTGGTGAGGGGTGACGCCAGCTCGTATCATACCTTTTTCTTCAATCAGGAGACCGGGGAGCCCATTGGAGGCGCGACTCATCAGGGATACACAAACGGATCAACGTGGACAAGGGGACAGGCCTGGGGCATTTACGGCTTTGCGCTGTCGTATCGTTTAACCGGCGATCCGCAGTTCCTGGATACCTCCAAACGGATGGCCCGGTATTTCCTTGAGCATCTGCCGGAGGACGGGGTGGCTTACTGGGACTTCAATCTGCCGCCGGATGCAGAGCGCCCGTACCGCGACAGCTCCGCATCGGCCATCGCTGCTGCCGGACTGCATGAGCTGTTATCTCATTTGGATGAAAAAGAGCCCGGATATGCCTATTTACGCAGCGGGCTGCTCAACACAATGGAAGCGCTGGTGTCGCATTACTCCACGATAGGCGACGAGCAGGCGGAAGGGCTGCTTAAGCATGGTTCTTATCATGTCCGCGGAGGTCAGGCGCCTGATGAGTATATGATCTGGGGAGATTATTTCTACCTGGAAGCATTGCTGAGACTGGAGAATGGGATCGGAGGCTATTGGTATGAGCGGGGATAG
- the fucU gene encoding L-fucose mutarotase — protein MLKKIPKLLSPELVRVLMEMGHGDELVLADAHFPGHSLHNRVLRYDGVGIPALLDAVLELLPLDHYVPHQAAFMAVVEGDPSVPEVWSVYEAIFAKHDGSATVEYEERFDFYSRSRQSYAIVVTGEEALYGNIIIKKGVVTAEGC, from the coding sequence ATGCTGAAGAAAATCCCTAAGCTGCTGTCCCCTGAGCTGGTCCGCGTGCTGATGGAGATGGGCCACGGGGATGAGCTGGTGCTGGCGGATGCCCATTTTCCGGGTCATTCCCTGCATAACAGAGTGCTGAGATACGACGGGGTGGGAATCCCTGCCCTGCTTGATGCGGTCCTTGAGCTGCTGCCGCTGGATCATTATGTGCCGCATCAGGCGGCTTTTATGGCTGTAGTGGAGGGTGATCCGTCAGTGCCGGAGGTCTGGTCCGTGTATGAAGCTATTTTTGCGAAGCATGACGGGTCGGCGACGGTTGAATATGAGGAGCGTTTTGACTTTTACAGCCGCTCCAGGCAGAGCTACGCTATTGTGGTTACGGGGGAAGAGGCTCTTTACGGCAATATCATTATTAAAAAGGGTGTTGTTACAGCAGAGGGCTGCTAA
- a CDS encoding class II aldolase/adducin family protein, with the protein MNQKEQELRLLICDIGRNLFNKDFIAANDGNISARLSETEVLASPTGVSKGYLQPHMLVKVNLQGEILEAAEGYRPSTEVKMHLRIYNELPEMNGVVHAHPPYATAFAIKGEPLDKMMMPESVIAMGDIPLAAYGTPSTEEIPDSLIPFLGKKTAVLLESHGALTWGKDVMSAYMNMERLEYTAKLTFITRMIKGERELPQNRIDELVALRSFYGM; encoded by the coding sequence ATGAACCAGAAAGAACAGGAGCTGCGCCTGCTGATCTGTGATATCGGCAGAAATTTGTTCAACAAGGATTTTATCGCCGCCAATGACGGGAATATTTCGGCCCGTCTGTCCGAAACCGAAGTTCTTGCTTCACCGACCGGAGTCAGCAAAGGCTATCTGCAGCCTCATATGCTCGTTAAGGTCAATCTGCAGGGAGAGATCCTTGAAGCAGCCGAGGGCTACCGCCCTTCCACTGAAGTGAAGATGCATCTGCGGATCTATAATGAGCTGCCCGAAATGAACGGGGTGGTGCATGCCCATCCGCCTTATGCGACAGCTTTTGCGATCAAGGGTGAGCCGCTGGATAAAATGATGATGCCGGAGTCGGTCATAGCAATGGGAGATATTCCACTGGCGGCTTACGGGACACCTTCTACGGAAGAAATCCCGGATTCGCTGATCCCGTTCCTGGGCAAGAAAACGGCCGTCCTGCTGGAAAGCCACGGCGCCCTGACCTGGGGCAAGGATGTTATGAGCGCCTACATGAACATGGAGCGGCTCGAATACACAGCAAAGCTGACGTTCATTACCCGGATGATCAAGGGGGAGCGCGAGCTGCCGCAGAACCGGATTGATGAGCTGGTTGCCCTGAGGTCTTTTTATGGGATGTAG
- a CDS encoding rhamnulokinase: MDETIKLLAVDLGASSGRVMLGLYDGKRIEVEEVHRFANQPVELHGHLYWDVLQLFYEMKQGIRKAAREHGTLTSVSVDTWGVDYGFIDRKGQLLYAPHHYRDQRTAAYAPILEELLPPDEQFKLTGNQSARINTVYQLFADLEESPWLRETADRMLLMPDLFHYLLSGTAAGEQTIWSTSGLLAAGSVAPSAKVMNRLRLPLRLIPELVPAGTVTGQLLPALQEELGIGPLQVIAGASHDTASAVASIPYGPGAETAAFISCGTWSLAGMETEQPVLTDQAREFGFTNEGCFGGGNRLLKNITGLWILQETQRGWAQAGEPVSHQEAVRLAAEARSEGYAAAVIDPDDVLFSTPGDMPGRIAAYCTRTAQQPPESKGEVILTILQSLASAYAQTISELETLTGQSIRTIHMVGGGIRNELLCQLTAEATGKEIIAGPAEASAIGNIAVQLAAIGAVRAAALRELVAQSCTLNHYYPSLSVQTKESYHEPERTGAAPADL; the protein is encoded by the coding sequence ATGGATGAAACAATCAAGCTGCTCGCAGTGGACCTGGGAGCGAGCTCGGGCAGGGTCATGCTGGGCCTGTATGACGGCAAACGTATTGAGGTGGAGGAGGTTCACCGGTTTGCCAATCAGCCGGTTGAGCTGCACGGGCATTTGTATTGGGATGTGCTGCAGCTGTTTTATGAAATGAAGCAGGGAATACGCAAGGCGGCCAGAGAGCACGGGACTTTGACCTCCGTGAGCGTGGATACCTGGGGCGTCGACTACGGCTTCATTGACCGGAAGGGGCAGCTGCTGTACGCCCCGCATCATTACCGGGACCAGCGGACAGCTGCATACGCTCCTATTCTTGAGGAGCTGCTGCCGCCGGATGAGCAGTTTAAGCTGACGGGCAATCAGTCAGCCAGAATTAACACGGTGTATCAGCTGTTCGCGGATCTGGAGGAGAGTCCCTGGCTAAGGGAGACAGCAGACCGGATGCTGCTGATGCCGGATCTGTTCCATTATCTGCTCTCCGGCACTGCAGCCGGGGAGCAGACGATCTGGAGCACCAGCGGTCTGCTGGCCGCCGGATCAGTTGCTCCTTCCGCCAAGGTGATGAACCGGCTGCGGCTTCCGCTCAGGCTGATTCCGGAGCTGGTTCCTGCCGGAACCGTGACCGGCCAGCTGCTGCCCGCGCTGCAGGAGGAGCTTGGCATAGGCCCGCTGCAGGTCATTGCCGGGGCTTCCCATGACACGGCATCTGCGGTGGCTTCCATTCCCTATGGACCGGGAGCAGAGACGGCCGCTTTTATCAGCTGCGGGACGTGGTCCCTGGCAGGCATGGAGACAGAGCAGCCGGTGCTGACGGATCAGGCCCGTGAATTCGGGTTTACCAATGAGGGCTGCTTCGGCGGCGGAAACCGGCTGCTGAAGAATATTACGGGGCTGTGGATTTTGCAGGAGACGCAAAGAGGCTGGGCGCAGGCGGGTGAGCCGGTGTCTCATCAGGAGGCGGTCCGGCTTGCCGCAGAAGCGCGTAGCGAAGGTTATGCTGCGGCTGTCATAGATCCGGATGATGTCCTGTTCAGCACGCCGGGGGATATGCCCGGCCGGATTGCAGCCTATTGTACCCGTACCGCCCAGCAGCCGCCGGAAAGTAAGGGCGAGGTTATTCTGACCATTCTGCAGAGCCTTGCCTCGGCTTATGCCCAAACAATAAGTGAGCTGGAGACGCTGACCGGACAGAGCATCCGCACAATCCACATGGTGGGCGGAGGCATCCGCAATGAGCTGCTGTGCCAGCTTACGGCTGAGGCCACCGGAAAAGAGATTATCGCCGGGCCTGCCGAAGCCAGCGCGATCGGTAATATAGCTGTACAGTTAGCCGCTATAGGAGCAGTTAGGGCTGCTGCGCTCAGAGAGCTTGTAGCACAGTCCTGCACGCTCAACCATTATTATCCGTCATTATCCGTCCAGACAAAGGAGAGTTACCATGAACCAGAAAGAACAGGAGCTGCGCCTGCTGATCTGTGA
- a CDS encoding L-fucose isomerase, whose amino-acid sequence MATNYPKIGIRPTIDGRRRGVRESLEAQTMGMAERVAKFLAEKLFYPDGSPIECVIADSTIGGVKEAAAAAQKFAGQNVGVSITVTPCWCYGSETMDMDATIPHAVWGFNGTERPGAVYLAAVLSAYAQKGIPAFGIYGEDVQESSSEEIPADVQAKLLQFAKSAMAVALMKGKSYLSMGSVSMGIAGSIVNEQFFQDYLGMRNEYIDMSEYVRRFEEEIYDKDEFAQALAWVKEKCITGADNNPQHLQISDEMKEQQWETCVKMTLIARDLMVGNPRLAELGFEEEANGHNAIVGGFQGQRQWTDHFPNGDFMETILNSSFDWNGRRAPYIVATENDSLNGVTMLFNYLLTNTAQIFADVRTFWSPAAVERVTGYKLEGEAAHGLLHLINSGSAALDGTGQQSVDGKPAIKPFWEITDEEAERCIAETQFRPASQEYFRGGGFSTDYLTKGGMPVTMARLNLVKGLGPVLQLVEGYTVELPEEVHKTLDERTDPTWPTTWFAPKLTDQGSFKTVYDVMNNWGANHGAISYGHIGADLITLASILRIPVSMHNVEEERIFRPRVWSLFGTEDLESADYRACRNFGPLY is encoded by the coding sequence GTGGCAACAAATTATCCGAAGATTGGAATCCGGCCTACGATTGATGGAAGAAGACGCGGTGTCCGTGAATCGCTGGAGGCCCAGACTATGGGAATGGCAGAGCGGGTGGCTAAGTTTCTTGCGGAAAAGCTTTTTTATCCGGACGGGTCTCCTATAGAGTGCGTTATCGCTGATTCGACGATCGGCGGTGTTAAGGAAGCAGCGGCTGCCGCACAGAAATTTGCCGGACAGAATGTCGGCGTATCGATTACAGTAACCCCTTGCTGGTGTTATGGCTCGGAAACGATGGATATGGATGCAACGATTCCGCATGCTGTCTGGGGATTTAACGGAACGGAGCGCCCGGGGGCAGTTTATCTGGCGGCTGTTCTGTCTGCATATGCGCAAAAGGGAATTCCGGCGTTCGGGATTTACGGGGAGGATGTACAGGAATCCAGCAGTGAAGAGATCCCTGCAGATGTGCAGGCAAAGCTGCTGCAGTTCGCCAAATCTGCTATGGCAGTAGCGCTGATGAAAGGTAAATCGTATCTGTCGATGGGCTCCGTCTCGATGGGGATTGCCGGCTCGATTGTGAACGAACAGTTCTTCCAGGATTACCTGGGCATGCGGAATGAATATATCGATATGTCCGAATACGTGCGCCGGTTCGAGGAAGAGATTTATGATAAAGACGAATTTGCACAGGCGCTGGCCTGGGTTAAGGAAAAATGCATCACCGGCGCGGACAATAATCCGCAGCATCTGCAGATCAGCGATGAAATGAAGGAGCAGCAGTGGGAGACCTGTGTCAAAATGACGCTCATCGCGCGTGACCTCATGGTCGGTAACCCGCGGCTGGCTGAGCTCGGCTTTGAGGAGGAGGCTAACGGTCATAACGCGATCGTCGGGGGCTTCCAGGGCCAGCGGCAGTGGACGGATCATTTTCCTAACGGGGATTTCATGGAGACGATTCTAAATTCCTCCTTTGACTGGAACGGCCGGCGCGCTCCGTATATTGTGGCTACTGAGAATGACAGCCTGAACGGGGTAACGATGCTGTTCAACTATCTGCTTACGAATACGGCACAGATTTTTGCTGATGTACGTACGTTCTGGAGCCCTGCTGCGGTTGAAAGGGTGACCGGATATAAGCTGGAAGGAGAGGCGGCGCACGGGCTGCTGCATCTGATCAATTCGGGCTCTGCAGCGCTGGATGGAACGGGACAGCAGAGTGTGGACGGGAAGCCTGCGATTAAGCCGTTTTGGGAGATTACGGATGAGGAGGCGGAGCGCTGTATAGCAGAGACTCAGTTCCGTCCGGCTTCGCAGGAATATTTCCGCGGGGGCGGCTTCTCCACTGATTATTTAACAAAGGGCGGAATGCCTGTAACGATGGCCCGGCTAAATCTGGTTAAGGGGCTTGGTCCCGTGCTTCAGCTTGTGGAGGGTTATACTGTCGAACTCCCTGAAGAAGTGCATAAGACGCTGGATGAGCGGACCGACCCGACCTGGCCGACGACTTGGTTTGCTCCTAAGCTGACGGATCAGGGCTCGTTCAAAACCGTCTATGATGTCATGAACAACTGGGGAGCTAACCATGGCGCCATCAGCTACGGGCATATCGGTGCAGATCTGATTACGCTGGCTTCCATCCTGCGGATTCCGGTCAGCATGCACAATGTGGAGGAGGAACGGATTTTCAGACCGCGCGTGTGGTCCCTGTTCGGAACAGAGGATCTGGAGAGTGCAGATTACCGGGCCTGCCGTAACTTCGGACCGCTGTACTAA
- a CDS encoding DeoR/GlpR family DNA-binding transcription regulator, which yields MKAFERRDLIINELYRHKKVHVADLAQKFQVSEETIRRDLDKLDKEGLAKKNYGGAILNAHTNEDPSYASRHQVNLEAKSIIASNVLDLINDGDSLMTDTSTTAFEALRKITESKHNLTIITNSLAVLSEFQHSGHKLISTGGTLGPETSSFVGPTASQTIQKYNVDVALFSCKALSMTGGLSDSNEEESELKILMQKQASKVVLLVDHSKFDRIAFIKLFSFDKVDYIVTDQKPSEEWISFLNSYQVSVLYSAPTDEIQPAKQ from the coding sequence ATGAAGGCATTTGAACGGAGAGATTTGATCATTAACGAGCTGTACCGGCATAAAAAAGTGCATGTCGCTGACCTCGCGCAAAAATTCCAGGTGTCCGAGGAAACCATCCGCCGCGATCTGGACAAGCTGGATAAGGAAGGCCTGGCCAAAAAAAACTACGGAGGAGCCATACTAAACGCCCATACCAACGAAGACCCCTCCTACGCAAGCAGGCATCAGGTCAACCTGGAGGCTAAAAGCATTATCGCATCGAATGTGCTGGATCTGATCAATGACGGGGACAGCCTGATGACAGATACAAGCACAACAGCTTTTGAAGCTCTGCGCAAAATCACCGAATCCAAGCACAACCTGACCATCATCACCAATTCACTCGCTGTTCTATCTGAATTCCAGCATTCCGGCCATAAGCTGATTTCTACCGGAGGTACACTGGGACCGGAGACCAGCTCCTTCGTCGGCCCCACCGCCTCCCAGACCATCCAGAAGTACAATGTGGACGTCGCCCTGTTCAGCTGTAAAGCACTGTCGATGACCGGAGGGCTCAGTGATTCCAACGAGGAGGAGAGCGAGCTGAAGATTCTGATGCAAAAGCAGGCCAGCAAGGTCGTACTGCTCGTTGACCATTCCAAATTTGACCGGATTGCCTTCATTAAGCTGTTCAGCTTCGATAAAGTCGATTATATTGTGACTGATCAGAAGCCTTCTGAGGAATGGATCAGCTTTCTCAACAGCTATCAGGTATCCGTACTATACAGTGCACCTACTGATGAAATACAACCAGCAAAACAATAA
- a CDS encoding LysM peptidoglycan-binding domain-containing protein codes for MKIHIVKQGDTLYALSQKYGVPLQKIIEANPQISNPEVLNVGDKVKIPAALAPVHESSELFYKHTVKQGDTLWKLSKAWGITLKEIIDANPQLKNPNALLTGEIVNIPKKSNATAIQPQAVQGAVTLPTEAGSPAIVDKTKIGGKTYTGPIVQPAKEAETAPVAETIPEPVVNKAPEVNIAPEVNVAPEVNVAPIVNKAPEPAPVQMVHESQSLYVQISVPAQEAVVYEPKEKGKAAVEPVALAPLTKETHCDPAAGYPGLNENPYHYDCPQVYPYYEQAMPIMGMNPAENMFQPAMYMPECMTPYGYPGHVYPAAETQGPWYPNMAPEYQNVPFAAVTPAADYSPYGAQQYGGQPVNLPWPSCGCGGGPVIQPYGYEQPVYNGAPAYQPQQGAFSPYGLMGEALPGGSPNSEAYFGVNSNPMLSGIPAYPVYPGMENAVHNRVPAILEPEPTVQDIPQAAAENVKDTAAKAKSRSGKTGAAKVKVSATSEGKSIKSASKQGASRSSRQGTSKKSKNPWISN; via the coding sequence GTGAAGATACACATTGTCAAGCAAGGCGATACGCTCTATGCATTATCGCAAAAGTACGGGGTTCCTCTGCAAAAGATCATTGAGGCCAATCCGCAAATCAGTAACCCGGAGGTGCTTAATGTAGGGGATAAGGTTAAAATCCCTGCAGCTTTGGCACCGGTGCACGAGAGCAGCGAGCTTTTTTATAAGCATACTGTTAAACAGGGGGATACGCTCTGGAAATTGTCCAAAGCCTGGGGGATTACGCTGAAGGAAATCATTGATGCGAACCCGCAGCTCAAAAATCCAAATGCGCTCCTGACCGGAGAGATTGTGAACATCCCCAAAAAATCAAATGCAACAGCCATTCAGCCGCAAGCGGTCCAGGGTGCTGTGACACTTCCTACCGAAGCCGGATCTCCGGCGATTGTTGACAAAACGAAAATTGGCGGTAAAACCTACACCGGACCTATAGTACAGCCTGCCAAGGAAGCAGAGACAGCACCCGTGGCTGAAACGATTCCTGAGCCTGTTGTCAATAAAGCGCCTGAGGTTAATATTGCCCCAGAGGTGAATGTTGCTCCAGAAGTGAATGTCGCTCCTATAGTTAACAAAGCTCCTGAGCCTGCACCGGTCCAGATGGTTCATGAATCCCAAAGCCTGTATGTGCAAATCTCTGTACCTGCCCAGGAAGCGGTGGTCTATGAGCCGAAGGAAAAGGGCAAGGCGGCAGTAGAACCAGTAGCATTGGCTCCGTTAACCAAGGAAACCCACTGTGATCCTGCGGCCGGATATCCTGGATTAAACGAAAACCCGTATCATTATGATTGCCCTCAGGTATATCCGTATTACGAGCAGGCTATGCCGATTATGGGTATGAATCCTGCAGAAAATATGTTTCAACCGGCTATGTATATGCCTGAATGCATGACCCCATACGGCTATCCCGGTCATGTATACCCGGCTGCCGAGACTCAGGGCCCCTGGTATCCTAATATGGCGCCTGAATATCAGAATGTACCATTTGCTGCGGTAACTCCGGCTGCTGATTATTCCCCGTACGGAGCTCAGCAATACGGCGGGCAACCGGTAAATCTGCCATGGCCGTCCTGCGGCTGCGGAGGCGGGCCTGTCATTCAGCCGTACGGTTATGAGCAGCCGGTATATAACGGTGCTCCAGCATACCAGCCGCAGCAGGGTGCATTCTCACCATATGGGTTGATGGGAGAAGCTCTGCCTGGCGGCAGTCCTAATTCAGAAGCTTATTTTGGGGTCAACTCGAACCCTATGCTGTCCGGTATCCCGGCCTATCCGGTTTATCCCGGTATGGAGAATGCCGTGCATAATCGTGTTCCGGCAATCCTGGAGCCTGAGCCTACTGTACAGGATATTCCCCAAGCAGCGGCTGAAAATGTAAAGGATACAGCGGCGAAAGCGAAGTCCCGCAGCGGTAAGACCGGAGCGGCAAAAGTGAAAGTCTCCGCTACTAGTGAAGGAAAAAGCATTAAATCAGCTTCCAAGCAGGGAGCAAGCCGGAGCAGCCGTCAGGGAACCAGCAAGAAAAGCAAAAATCCATGGATTTCGAATTAA